Proteins co-encoded in one Jeotgalibacillus malaysiensis genomic window:
- a CDS encoding heat shock protein HtpX: protein MNHQRIKSERETVYFILSAIFSVLIYMVAAVSIIGIGIALAVLAVVLFTNALMLGSIRGNGVRVSDRQFSDVYERAVILSKEMGLKKVPDFFVIQSEGALNAFATRFFGRNMIVLYSEVFELARQNGQKELDFIIAHELAHIKRNHVWKNILTLPAQFVPFLSQAYSRSCEYTCDREAAYQIKDVEAAKRALTLLGVGKVMYREVDEDAYLEQIHSESNGAVWLSEVLSTHPLLPKRILSVERFMNPSTTYRYTQQPGRIVLGAGLLFGGLAGAYVAVIVTMALAGVVFASILPDDLLAADDPYYEEVDIGTTPLMDAASMGDTDEVVALVNEGAAIDAADNEGTTALLYAAYNMDTDMIRLLLDAGADPNVMDNYSTPLMTAVSYEDRESAALLVEYGADPFMEDPNGDTPADYIFASTGQSFDEWLE, encoded by the coding sequence TTGAATCATCAGAGAATCAAATCAGAAAGAGAAACAGTTTACTTTATTTTGTCAGCCATTTTCAGTGTGCTGATCTATATGGTAGCGGCTGTTTCTATTATCGGTATCGGAATAGCGCTTGCTGTTCTTGCGGTTGTGCTGTTTACAAATGCTTTAATGCTTGGATCAATCAGAGGAAATGGTGTTAGAGTCAGCGATAGACAATTTTCAGATGTCTATGAACGCGCGGTTATTTTATCAAAAGAAATGGGATTGAAGAAAGTACCTGACTTCTTTGTCATCCAGTCCGAGGGAGCACTGAATGCATTTGCTACAAGGTTCTTCGGACGTAATATGATTGTGCTTTACTCAGAGGTATTTGAGCTTGCAAGACAAAATGGACAGAAAGAGCTGGACTTTATTATTGCGCATGAACTCGCACATATTAAACGTAATCACGTATGGAAAAACATTCTCACACTTCCTGCACAGTTTGTGCCGTTTTTATCGCAGGCGTACAGCCGTTCATGCGAATATACATGTGACAGGGAAGCAGCTTATCAAATTAAGGATGTGGAAGCTGCAAAGCGTGCATTGACTCTGCTTGGTGTTGGTAAAGTGATGTACCGTGAAGTGGATGAGGATGCCTATCTTGAGCAGATTCATTCCGAGTCAAATGGAGCAGTATGGTTAAGCGAGGTGCTTTCAACACATCCACTTTTACCGAAAAGAATTTTATCAGTCGAACGCTTTATGAACCCTTCTACTACTTACAGATACACGCAGCAGCCAGGGAGAATTGTACTTGGTGCAGGACTCTTATTTGGAGGACTTGCCGGAGCTTATGTGGCAGTGATTGTGACAATGGCATTAGCAGGTGTGGTATTTGCTTCAATCCTTCCTGATGATTTATTAGCAGCAGATGATCCATATTATGAAGAAGTTGATATAGGCACAACGCCGTTAATGGATGCTGCATCAATGGGTGACACTGACGAGGTGGTTGCATTGGTGAATGAAGGTGCTGCAATCGATGCTGCAGACAATGAAGGAACGACTGCTTTACTGTATGCAGCTTATAATATGGATACTGATATGATTAGGTTATTACTTGATGCAGGTGCAGACCCAAATGTAATGGATAACTATTCAACACCACTTATGACGGCAGTCAGCTATGAGGACCGTGAGTCAGCAGCGTTACTCGTTGAGTACGGTGCAGATCCGTTTATGGAGGACCCGAACGGTGATACACCTGCTGACTATATTTTTGCATCAACAGGACAAAGCTTTGATGAATGGCTTGAATAG
- a CDS encoding phosphoglycolate phosphatase — MNILWDYDGTLFNTYPAYAKRMSQVLGGQVSEEDCYTELKISASHAISKFQMTPPQIEEYNDLISAISPEEMPPFDHVEEVLKQADCNVIMTHKDQVGAYKVLDYYDFTKYFSEIITADHGFPRKPDPASYKYLHDKHHIDLAIGDRELDIIPAKQLGMYTCLFQNNKPADFHLEDYKDFFKVVFF; from the coding sequence ATGAATATACTCTGGGATTATGATGGCACACTTTTCAACACTTATCCTGCCTATGCAAAGCGGATGAGTCAGGTATTAGGCGGTCAAGTATCTGAGGAAGACTGTTATACTGAACTGAAAATTTCTGCATCTCATGCAATCAGTAAATTTCAGATGACTCCACCGCAAATTGAGGAATACAACGACTTAATCAGCGCAATCAGCCCTGAAGAAATGCCGCCGTTTGATCATGTTGAAGAAGTATTAAAACAGGCTGACTGTAACGTGATCATGACGCACAAAGACCAGGTGGGCGCTTACAAAGTACTCGACTACTATGACTTCACAAAATACTTTTCCGAAATCATCACAGCTGATCACGGCTTCCCGCGCAAGCCTGACCCTGCATCATACAAATACCTGCACGATAAGCATCACATCGACCTTGCAATTGGCGACCGCGAACTCGACATCATCCCCGCCAAACAGCTCGGCATGTACACCTGCCTTTTCCAAAACAATAAACCAGCTGACTTTCACCTGGAGGACTATAAAGACTTTTTTAAAGTAGTCTTTTTTTAA